In one Ornithorhynchus anatinus isolate Pmale09 chromosome 19, mOrnAna1.pri.v4, whole genome shotgun sequence genomic region, the following are encoded:
- the DLK2 gene encoding protein delta homolog 2: MPRARRCLRLLALLWIVGAPGQPAPDDCSAHCDLAHGCCGPDGQCKCDPGWEGQHCERCVRMPGCLHGTCHQPWQCICHSGWAGKFCDKDEHICTERPPCQNGAQCVYEGDGGYRCLCPPGFHGHDCELKEGPCERARAPCQNGGQCQDDRGYAQNFTCRCLAGFVGPRCEVDVDDCLMRPCANGATCRDGINRFSCLCPAGFAGRFCTVNLDDCASRPCQNGARCRDRVRDFDCVCPDGFGGKTCQFPVRAVVPLAPSHPPTDPPPPPPLLPAPPPRPPAQAAAPATASPPQSAGAGLLRISVKEVVRRREGPGLREPRLVAVLVFGALTAALVLATALLTRRAWRRGPRGPRPPASCCCPPRPPPPPGPERHDRECQVSMLPSEPPRSPPGPAEPGKTTAL; encoded by the exons ATGACTGCAGCGCCCACTGTGACCTGGCCCACGGCTGCTGCGGGCCCGACGGCCAATGCAA GTGTGACCCTGGCTGGGAGGGGCAGCATTGCGAACGCTGTGTCCGGATGCCCGGCTGCCTGCACGGCACCTGTCACCAACCTTGGCAGTGCATCTGTCACAGCGGGTGGGCTGGCAAATTCTGTGACAAAG aCGAGCACATCTGCACAGAGCGGCCCCCGTGCCAAAACGGAGCCCAGTGTGTGTACGAGGGGGACGGAGGGTACCGTTGTCTCTGCCCGCCCGGCTTCCACGGCCACGACTGCGAGCTCAAGGAGGGGCCCTGTGAACGTGCCAG AGCCCCCTGTCAGAACGGAGGCCAGTGCCAGGACGACCGTGGCTACGCCCAGAACTTCACCTGCCGTTGCCTGGCGGGCTTCGTGGGCCCCCGCTGTGAGGTGGACGTAGACGACTGCCTGATGCGTCCGTGCGCCAACGGCGCCACCTGCCGGGATGGCATCAACCgcttctcctgcctctgccccgcgGGCTTCGCCGGCCGCTTCTGCACCGTCAATCTGGACGACTGCGCCAGCCGCCCCTGCCAGAACGGGGCCCGCTGCCGGGATCGCGTCCGGGACTTCGACTGCGTCTGCCCCGATGGCTTCGGGGGCAAAACGTGCCAGTTTCCTGTGCGGGCCGTGGTGCCCCtggccccgtcccacccccctacagaccctccccctccgcctcctctcctccccgctccccctccccggccgcccgcccaGGCCGCTGCCCCGGCCACGGCCTCGCCCCCCCAGAGCGCGGGAGCGGGGCTGCTGCGCATCTCGGTGAAGGAGGTGGTGCGGCGGCGGGAAGGGCCGGGCCTGAGGGAACCCCGCCTGGTGGCCGTGCTGGTCTTCGGGGCGCTCACGGCCGCGCTGGTGCTGGCTACTGCGCTGCTGACCCGGCGGGCCTGGCGCcggggcccccgcggcccccgccccccggcctcctgctgctgcccgccccgccctccgccgccccccggccccgagcgcCACGACCGGGAGTGCCAGGTCAGCATGCTGCCCTCCGAgcccccccggtcccctcccgggCCCGCCGAGCCTGGCAAGACCACGGCACTGTga
- the ABCC10 gene encoding ATP-binding cassette sub-family C member 10 isoform X2 has protein sequence MEEFLAKLCGTSPAQPLPLWVEGTTGHCFTQLILNTLPHALLALLSACYLGTPRCLGSITRSSPGWRLRVTASFLLSALPLLDLLPAAGPPQAGPGPLGLEVLAGGTAAVAWLTHGLTLRALARSSHGRCRGPPALALTALLSTPALVLTLFWHCQRGTLLPPPRPGPLARFCLLVLQLATLLAYGLGWALPGDRRPAPGDHEPLLPEPEEPEGTEDGESWLSCLSYAWLAPLLDRGSRGQLRQPRNTCLLPAGLRTAPVGRLFWACWREQAGAGPPRLWRVLLSAFGRRYLALGLLKLAGTALGFSGPLLLSLLVGFLEQGHQELSWGLLYALGLAAGATAGALLRNQYGYRVQKVVLRVRAAVLGALYRKALRLGPIRPSTGEVLNLLGTDAERLLNLAPSFHEAWGLPLQLAVTLYLLYQQVGLAFLGGLGLALLLVPVNKVLATRIMVNNQEMLRHKDARVKLMTELLGGMRVTKFCAWEQALGARVEDCRARELQSLRAIKFLDAACVYLWAALPVVISILIFITYVLMGNQLTATKVFTALALVGMLILPLNNFPWVLNALLEAKVSLGRIQCFLDLPDHDPKSYYHPEPPSDPSVELKLHEASFSWALPGNGLDIVIPHLTVHKGALVGIVGKVGCGKSSLLAAITGELNRLGGWVAVRDIDQGFGLATQEPWIQFATVRDNILFGKAMDTRLYQEVLEACALWDDLKILPAGDQTEVGEKGVTLSGGQRARIALARAVYQEKELYLLDDPLAAVDANVANHLLHKCILGILGHTTRLLFTHRTEFLEQADLVLLLEGGRLVQAGPPSEILPLVQITPLARTMDGQEPEPEASPAAPSPREAEPGPGEGTQAPSGLLQEEEKKEGAVAFQVYQAYWAAVGGGMALAILLSLLLMQGTRNAADWWLSHWISQLKANENSTQGAAAFLSPQLLLFSAGDLLTPVPPMGRSSSTNSSLDVRFYLTVYGSIAGANSLCTLLRALLFAAGTLRAAATLHRRLLRRVLMAPVTFFEATPTGRIVNRFSSDVACVDDSLPFVLNILLANAFGLLGLVTVLAAGLPWLLLLLPALGALYLSVQRRYRASARELRRLCSLTLSPLYTHLAESLAGLGVLRATRAVPRFMDDYERLLEDSQRCQFAAKATLQWLDIRLQLMGAAVVSAIAGIALAQHSQRLANPGLVGLALSYALSLTDLLSGLVSTMTQTETMMVSVERVEEYASTLPSEPQDQSLKGFPNWLTRGQVEFQDVSLRYRPGLPPALAGVSFTVFPGEKLGIVGRTGSGKSSLLLVLFRLLEPSAGRVLLDGTDTTRLHLRQLRSSLAIIPQEPFLFSGTVRDNLDPQGRHEDATLCEALGQCHLLQVIASLGGLDAELGEGGRLLSLGQRQLLCLARALLTDAKILCIDEATASVDQRTDQLIQQTIRQRFANKTVLTIAHRLDTILDSDRVLVLQAGKVAEMDTPAALCSRPDSIFHRLLQNSQR, from the exons GTGCTTGGGCTCCATCACCCGCAGCAGCCCTGGCTGGAGGCTGAGGgtcactgcctccttcctgctCTCAGCCCTCCCTTTGCTGGACCTGCTTCCCGCAGCTGGGCCCCCAcaggcgggccccgggcccctggGACTGGAGGTTTTGGCCGGGGGCACGGCAGCGGTGGCCTGGCTCACGCACGGCCTGACGCTGAGGGCGCTGGCCCGGTCGTCTCACGGCCGCTGTCGCGGGCCTCCGGCCCTGGCTCTGACTGCCCTCCTGTCCACCCCCGCCCTGGTGCTGACCCTGTTCTGGCACTGCCAGCGGGGCACGCTCCTGCCCCCGCCGCGCCCGGGACCCCTGGCCCGCTTCTGCCTCCTCGTCCTGCAGTTGGCCACCCTCCTGGCCTACGGTTTGGGCTGGGCACTGCCCGGGGACCGCCGCCCGGCACCTGGGGACCACGAGCCACTCCTGCCGGAGCCGGAGGAGCCCGAGGGCACCGAGGACGGAGAGAGCTGGCTGTCGTGCCTGTCCTACGCCTGGCTGGCCCCCTTGCTGGACCGGGGAAGCCGAGGGCAGCTCCGCCAGCCCCGGAACACCTGCCTTCTGCCCGCGGGGTTGCGCACGGCCCCCGTAGGCCGCCTCTTCTGGGCGTGCTGGCGGGAGCAGGCGGGGGCAGGGCCCCCGCGTCTGTGGCGGGTGCTGCTCTCTGCCTTCGGGCGCCGTTATCTGGCTCTGGGGCTGCTGAAACTGGCGGGGACGGCTCTGGGGTTCTCCGGGcccctgctgctctccctcctggtgGGCTTCCTGGAGCAGGGCCACCAAGAGCTCAGCTGGGGGCTGCTGTACGCGTTGGGGCTGGCGGCGGGGGCCACGGCCGGGGCCCTCCTGCGGAACCAGTACGGCTACCGAGTGCAGAAGGTGGTGCTGCGGGTGCGGGCGGCCGTGCTCGGGGCCCTCTACCGGAAGGCCTTGCGCTTGGGGCCCATCAGGCCCTCCACCGGCGAGGTGCTCAACCTCCTGGGCACCGACGCGGAGCGGCTGCTCAACCTGGCCCCGAGCTTCCACGAGGCCTGGGGCCTGCCCCTGCAGCTGGCCGTAACCCTCTACCTCCTCTACCAGCAGGTGGGCCTGGCCTTCCTCGGGGGGCTGGGCCTGGCGCTGCTGCTGGTACCGGTCAACAAGGTGCTGGCCACCCGCATTATGGTCAACAACCAGGAGATGCTGAGGCACAAGGATGCCCGAGTcaag CTGATGACAGAGCTGCTCGGCGGCATGCGGGTCACCAAGTTCTGCGCGTGGGAGCAAGCCCTGGGGGCCCGCGTGGAGGACTGCCGAGCCCGGGAGCTGCAGAGCCTCCGGGCCATCAAGTTCCTGGATGCAGCCTGCGTGTACCTGTGGGCAGCCCTGCCCGTGGTTATCTCCATCCTCATCTTCATCACCTACGTCCTCATGGGCAACCAGCTCACCGCCACCAAG GTGTTCACGGCTTTGGCCCTCGTGGGCATGCTGATTCTGCCGCTCAACAACTTCCCTTGGGTCCTCAATGCCCTCCTGGAGGCCAAGGTGTCTCTGGGCCGGATCCAGTGTTTCCTCGATCTTCCAGACCACGACCCCAAGTCCTACTACCACCCAG AGCCTCCCTCTGATCCATCAGTTGAGCTGAAGTTGCATGAAGCCTCATTCTCCTGGGCCTTGCCTGGGAATGGCCTGGACATCGTCATTCCCCACCTCACGGTGCACAAG GGGGCTCTGGTGGGCATCGTGGGCAAAGTAGGCTGTGGAAAGAGCTCTCTGCTGGCTGCCATCACTGGGGAACTCAACAG GCTGGGCGGATGGGTGGCAGTACGAGACATAGACCAGGGCTTTGGCCTGGCCACCCAGGAGCCCTGGATCCAGTTTGCCACCGTGCGGGACAACATCCTCTTTGGGAAGGCCATGGATACTCGCCTCTACCAGGAGGTCTTGGAAGCCTGTGCCCTCTGGGATGACCTGAAG ATTCTGCCTGCCGGGGACCAaacggaggtgggggagaagggcgtGACCCTCAGCGGAGGACAGCGGGCCCGCATCGCCCTTGCCCGAGCAGTCTACCAG GAGAAGGAGCTCTATCTGTTAGATGACCCGTTAGCCGCTGTGGATGCGAATGTGGCCAATCACCTTCTGCACAAGTGCATCCTGGGAATCCTGGGCCACACCACCCGCCTGCTGTTCACCCACCGGACCGAGTTCTTGGAGCAAGCCGACCTGGTGCTCTTGCTGGAAGGGGGGCGCCTGGTGCAGGCAG gaccccCATCGGAGATACTCCCCCTGGTACAGATCACCCCTCTGGCCCGGACCATGGATGGACAGGAGCCAGAGCCAG AAGCCAGCCCGGCAGCCCCGAGCCCccgggaggcagagccgggaccaggggAAGGGACTCAAGCCCCTAGCGGCCTCctgcaagaggaggagaagaaggagggcgcGGTGGCCTTCCAGGTGTACCAAGCTTACTGGGCAGCCGTGGGCGGAGGGATGGCCTTGgccatcctcctctccctgctcctcatgcAAG GCACCCGGAATGCAGCCGACTGGTGGCTCTCTCACTGGATCTCCCAGCTGAAGGCCAATGAGAACAGCACCCAAGGGGCCGCGGCGTTTCTCTCCCCTCAGCTGCTCCTTTTCTCCGCTGGAGATCTCCT CACCCCGGTGCCCCCGATGGGCCGCAGCTCCTCCACAAACAGCTCCCTGGACGTGCGGTTCTACCTGACGGTGTACGGCTCTATCGCCGGGGCCAACTCCCTCTGCACACTCCTGCGCGCCCTGCTGTTTGCGGCGGGCACCCTGAGGGCGGCTGCCACCCTCCACCGTCGTCTGCTGCGCCGTGTGCTCATG GCCCCGGTCACGTTCTTCGAGGCCACGCCAACAGGCCGCATCGTGAACCGCTTCTCGTCGGACGTCGCCTGCGTAGACGACAGCCTCCCCTTCGTCCTGAACATCCTGCTGGCCAACGCGTTCGGGCTGCTGGGCCTCGTGACGGTGCTGGCTGCCGGGCTgccctggctgctgctgctgctgccggccCTGGGGGCCCTCTACCTCTCCGTGCAGCGTCGCTACCGGGCCTCGGCCCGCGAGCTGCGGCGCCTCTGTAGCCTCACCCTGTCCCCCCTCTACACCCACCTGGCCGAGAGCCTGGCTGGACTCGGTGTCCTCCGGGCCACCCGTGCCGTGCCCCG gTTCATGGACGACTATGAGCGACTGCTGGAGGACAGTCAGCGCTGCCAGTTTGCCGCCAAGGCCACCCTGCAGTGGCTGGACATCCGCCTGCAGCTGATGGGCGCTGCGGTGGTCAGCGCCATTGCGGGCATAGCCCTGGCCCAACACAGCCAGCGACTCGCCAACCCAG GGCTCGTGGGACTGGCCCTGTCCTACGCCCTGTCCCTGACGGATCTGCTCTCGGGGTTGGTGAGCACCATGACGCAGACCGAAACGATGATGGTGAGcgtggagagggtggaggagtaTGCCAGCACCCTGCCTAGTGAACCTCAGGACCAGTCGCTCAAG GGGTTCCCAAACTGGCTGACCCGGGGCCAGGTGGAATTCCAGGATGTGTCCCTGCGGTACCGACCGGGGCTGCCCCCGGCTCTGGCTGGCGTCAGCTTCACGGTGTTTCCCGGAGAGAAGCTGGGCATCGTGGGCCGCACCGGCTCTGGCAAGTCCTCCCTCCTGCTAGTGCTCTTCCGCCTGCTGGAACCCAGCGCCGGCCGCGTGCTGCTGGATGGCACGGACACTACTCGGCTCCACCTGCGGCAGCTCAG GTCCAGCCTGGCCATCATCCCTCAGGAGCCCTTCCTGTTCAGCGGGACGGTGCGGGACAACCTGGACCCCCAGGGCCGGCACGAGGACGCCACCCTCTGCGAAGCCCTGGGCCAGTGTCACCTGCTCCAAGTCATCGCGTCCCTGG GTGGCCTGGATgcggagctgggggaagggggccgccTCCTGTCCCTGGGCCAGAGGCAGCTGCTGTGCCTGGCGAGAGCCCTTCTCACCGACGCCAAG ATCCTCTGCATCGACGAGGCCACGGCCAGCGTGGACCAACGGACGGACCAGCTGATCCAGCAGACCATCCGTCAGCGCTTTGCTAACAAGACCGTGCTGACCATCGCCCACAG GCTCGACACCATCCTGGACTCAGACCGGGTGCTGGTGCTGCAGGCAGGCAAGGTGGCGGAAATGGACACGCCCGCCGCCCTGTGCAGCCGCCCCGACTCCATCTTCCACCGGCTGCTCCAGAACAGCCAGAGGTGA
- the ABCC10 gene encoding ATP-binding cassette sub-family C member 10 isoform X1, with product MEEFLAKLCGTSPAQPLPLWVEGTTGHCFTQLILNTLPHALLALLSACYLGTPRCLGSITRSSPGWRLRVTASFLLSALPLLDLLPAAGPPQAGPGPLGLEVLAGGTAAVAWLTHGLTLRALARSSHGRCRGPPALALTALLSTPALVLTLFWHCQRGTLLPPPRPGPLARFCLLVLQLATLLAYGLGWALPGDRRPAPGDHEPLLPEPEEPEGTEDGESWLSCLSYAWLAPLLDRGSRGQLRQPRNTCLLPAGLRTAPVGRLFWACWREQAGAGPPRLWRVLLSAFGRRYLALGLLKLAGTALGFSGPLLLSLLVGFLEQGHQELSWGLLYALGLAAGATAGALLRNQYGYRVQKVVLRVRAAVLGALYRKALRLGPIRPSTGEVLNLLGTDAERLLNLAPSFHEAWGLPLQLAVTLYLLYQQVGLAFLGGLGLALLLVPVNKVLATRIMVNNQEMLRHKDARVKLMTELLGGMRVTKFCAWEQALGARVEDCRARELQSLRAIKFLDAACVYLWAALPVVISILIFITYVLMGNQLTATKVFTALALVGMLILPLNNFPWVLNALLEAKVSLGRIQCFLDLPDHDPKSYYHPEPPSDPSVELKLHEASFSWALPGNGLDIVIPHLTVHKGALVGIVGKVGCGKSSLLAAITGELNRLGGWVAVRDIDQGFGLATQEPWIQFATVRDNILFGKAMDTRLYQEVLEACALWDDLKILPAGDQTEVGEKGVTLSGGQRARIALARAVYQEKELYLLDDPLAAVDANVANHLLHKCILGILGHTTRLLFTHRTEFLEQADLVLLLEGGRLVQAGPPSEILPLVQITPLARTMDGQEPEPAEASPAAPSPREAEPGPGEGTQAPSGLLQEEEKKEGAVAFQVYQAYWAAVGGGMALAILLSLLLMQGTRNAADWWLSHWISQLKANENSTQGAAAFLSPQLLLFSAGDLLTPVPPMGRSSSTNSSLDVRFYLTVYGSIAGANSLCTLLRALLFAAGTLRAAATLHRRLLRRVLMAPVTFFEATPTGRIVNRFSSDVACVDDSLPFVLNILLANAFGLLGLVTVLAAGLPWLLLLLPALGALYLSVQRRYRASARELRRLCSLTLSPLYTHLAESLAGLGVLRATRAVPRFMDDYERLLEDSQRCQFAAKATLQWLDIRLQLMGAAVVSAIAGIALAQHSQRLANPGLVGLALSYALSLTDLLSGLVSTMTQTETMMVSVERVEEYASTLPSEPQDQSLKGFPNWLTRGQVEFQDVSLRYRPGLPPALAGVSFTVFPGEKLGIVGRTGSGKSSLLLVLFRLLEPSAGRVLLDGTDTTRLHLRQLRSSLAIIPQEPFLFSGTVRDNLDPQGRHEDATLCEALGQCHLLQVIASLGGLDAELGEGGRLLSLGQRQLLCLARALLTDAKILCIDEATASVDQRTDQLIQQTIRQRFANKTVLTIAHRLDTILDSDRVLVLQAGKVAEMDTPAALCSRPDSIFHRLLQNSQR from the exons GTGCTTGGGCTCCATCACCCGCAGCAGCCCTGGCTGGAGGCTGAGGgtcactgcctccttcctgctCTCAGCCCTCCCTTTGCTGGACCTGCTTCCCGCAGCTGGGCCCCCAcaggcgggccccgggcccctggGACTGGAGGTTTTGGCCGGGGGCACGGCAGCGGTGGCCTGGCTCACGCACGGCCTGACGCTGAGGGCGCTGGCCCGGTCGTCTCACGGCCGCTGTCGCGGGCCTCCGGCCCTGGCTCTGACTGCCCTCCTGTCCACCCCCGCCCTGGTGCTGACCCTGTTCTGGCACTGCCAGCGGGGCACGCTCCTGCCCCCGCCGCGCCCGGGACCCCTGGCCCGCTTCTGCCTCCTCGTCCTGCAGTTGGCCACCCTCCTGGCCTACGGTTTGGGCTGGGCACTGCCCGGGGACCGCCGCCCGGCACCTGGGGACCACGAGCCACTCCTGCCGGAGCCGGAGGAGCCCGAGGGCACCGAGGACGGAGAGAGCTGGCTGTCGTGCCTGTCCTACGCCTGGCTGGCCCCCTTGCTGGACCGGGGAAGCCGAGGGCAGCTCCGCCAGCCCCGGAACACCTGCCTTCTGCCCGCGGGGTTGCGCACGGCCCCCGTAGGCCGCCTCTTCTGGGCGTGCTGGCGGGAGCAGGCGGGGGCAGGGCCCCCGCGTCTGTGGCGGGTGCTGCTCTCTGCCTTCGGGCGCCGTTATCTGGCTCTGGGGCTGCTGAAACTGGCGGGGACGGCTCTGGGGTTCTCCGGGcccctgctgctctccctcctggtgGGCTTCCTGGAGCAGGGCCACCAAGAGCTCAGCTGGGGGCTGCTGTACGCGTTGGGGCTGGCGGCGGGGGCCACGGCCGGGGCCCTCCTGCGGAACCAGTACGGCTACCGAGTGCAGAAGGTGGTGCTGCGGGTGCGGGCGGCCGTGCTCGGGGCCCTCTACCGGAAGGCCTTGCGCTTGGGGCCCATCAGGCCCTCCACCGGCGAGGTGCTCAACCTCCTGGGCACCGACGCGGAGCGGCTGCTCAACCTGGCCCCGAGCTTCCACGAGGCCTGGGGCCTGCCCCTGCAGCTGGCCGTAACCCTCTACCTCCTCTACCAGCAGGTGGGCCTGGCCTTCCTCGGGGGGCTGGGCCTGGCGCTGCTGCTGGTACCGGTCAACAAGGTGCTGGCCACCCGCATTATGGTCAACAACCAGGAGATGCTGAGGCACAAGGATGCCCGAGTcaag CTGATGACAGAGCTGCTCGGCGGCATGCGGGTCACCAAGTTCTGCGCGTGGGAGCAAGCCCTGGGGGCCCGCGTGGAGGACTGCCGAGCCCGGGAGCTGCAGAGCCTCCGGGCCATCAAGTTCCTGGATGCAGCCTGCGTGTACCTGTGGGCAGCCCTGCCCGTGGTTATCTCCATCCTCATCTTCATCACCTACGTCCTCATGGGCAACCAGCTCACCGCCACCAAG GTGTTCACGGCTTTGGCCCTCGTGGGCATGCTGATTCTGCCGCTCAACAACTTCCCTTGGGTCCTCAATGCCCTCCTGGAGGCCAAGGTGTCTCTGGGCCGGATCCAGTGTTTCCTCGATCTTCCAGACCACGACCCCAAGTCCTACTACCACCCAG AGCCTCCCTCTGATCCATCAGTTGAGCTGAAGTTGCATGAAGCCTCATTCTCCTGGGCCTTGCCTGGGAATGGCCTGGACATCGTCATTCCCCACCTCACGGTGCACAAG GGGGCTCTGGTGGGCATCGTGGGCAAAGTAGGCTGTGGAAAGAGCTCTCTGCTGGCTGCCATCACTGGGGAACTCAACAG GCTGGGCGGATGGGTGGCAGTACGAGACATAGACCAGGGCTTTGGCCTGGCCACCCAGGAGCCCTGGATCCAGTTTGCCACCGTGCGGGACAACATCCTCTTTGGGAAGGCCATGGATACTCGCCTCTACCAGGAGGTCTTGGAAGCCTGTGCCCTCTGGGATGACCTGAAG ATTCTGCCTGCCGGGGACCAaacggaggtgggggagaagggcgtGACCCTCAGCGGAGGACAGCGGGCCCGCATCGCCCTTGCCCGAGCAGTCTACCAG GAGAAGGAGCTCTATCTGTTAGATGACCCGTTAGCCGCTGTGGATGCGAATGTGGCCAATCACCTTCTGCACAAGTGCATCCTGGGAATCCTGGGCCACACCACCCGCCTGCTGTTCACCCACCGGACCGAGTTCTTGGAGCAAGCCGACCTGGTGCTCTTGCTGGAAGGGGGGCGCCTGGTGCAGGCAG gaccccCATCGGAGATACTCCCCCTGGTACAGATCACCCCTCTGGCCCGGACCATGGATGGACAGGAGCCAGAGCCAG CAGAAGCCAGCCCGGCAGCCCCGAGCCCccgggaggcagagccgggaccaggggAAGGGACTCAAGCCCCTAGCGGCCTCctgcaagaggaggagaagaaggagggcgcGGTGGCCTTCCAGGTGTACCAAGCTTACTGGGCAGCCGTGGGCGGAGGGATGGCCTTGgccatcctcctctccctgctcctcatgcAAG GCACCCGGAATGCAGCCGACTGGTGGCTCTCTCACTGGATCTCCCAGCTGAAGGCCAATGAGAACAGCACCCAAGGGGCCGCGGCGTTTCTCTCCCCTCAGCTGCTCCTTTTCTCCGCTGGAGATCTCCT CACCCCGGTGCCCCCGATGGGCCGCAGCTCCTCCACAAACAGCTCCCTGGACGTGCGGTTCTACCTGACGGTGTACGGCTCTATCGCCGGGGCCAACTCCCTCTGCACACTCCTGCGCGCCCTGCTGTTTGCGGCGGGCACCCTGAGGGCGGCTGCCACCCTCCACCGTCGTCTGCTGCGCCGTGTGCTCATG GCCCCGGTCACGTTCTTCGAGGCCACGCCAACAGGCCGCATCGTGAACCGCTTCTCGTCGGACGTCGCCTGCGTAGACGACAGCCTCCCCTTCGTCCTGAACATCCTGCTGGCCAACGCGTTCGGGCTGCTGGGCCTCGTGACGGTGCTGGCTGCCGGGCTgccctggctgctgctgctgctgccggccCTGGGGGCCCTCTACCTCTCCGTGCAGCGTCGCTACCGGGCCTCGGCCCGCGAGCTGCGGCGCCTCTGTAGCCTCACCCTGTCCCCCCTCTACACCCACCTGGCCGAGAGCCTGGCTGGACTCGGTGTCCTCCGGGCCACCCGTGCCGTGCCCCG gTTCATGGACGACTATGAGCGACTGCTGGAGGACAGTCAGCGCTGCCAGTTTGCCGCCAAGGCCACCCTGCAGTGGCTGGACATCCGCCTGCAGCTGATGGGCGCTGCGGTGGTCAGCGCCATTGCGGGCATAGCCCTGGCCCAACACAGCCAGCGACTCGCCAACCCAG GGCTCGTGGGACTGGCCCTGTCCTACGCCCTGTCCCTGACGGATCTGCTCTCGGGGTTGGTGAGCACCATGACGCAGACCGAAACGATGATGGTGAGcgtggagagggtggaggagtaTGCCAGCACCCTGCCTAGTGAACCTCAGGACCAGTCGCTCAAG GGGTTCCCAAACTGGCTGACCCGGGGCCAGGTGGAATTCCAGGATGTGTCCCTGCGGTACCGACCGGGGCTGCCCCCGGCTCTGGCTGGCGTCAGCTTCACGGTGTTTCCCGGAGAGAAGCTGGGCATCGTGGGCCGCACCGGCTCTGGCAAGTCCTCCCTCCTGCTAGTGCTCTTCCGCCTGCTGGAACCCAGCGCCGGCCGCGTGCTGCTGGATGGCACGGACACTACTCGGCTCCACCTGCGGCAGCTCAG GTCCAGCCTGGCCATCATCCCTCAGGAGCCCTTCCTGTTCAGCGGGACGGTGCGGGACAACCTGGACCCCCAGGGCCGGCACGAGGACGCCACCCTCTGCGAAGCCCTGGGCCAGTGTCACCTGCTCCAAGTCATCGCGTCCCTGG GTGGCCTGGATgcggagctgggggaagggggccgccTCCTGTCCCTGGGCCAGAGGCAGCTGCTGTGCCTGGCGAGAGCCCTTCTCACCGACGCCAAG ATCCTCTGCATCGACGAGGCCACGGCCAGCGTGGACCAACGGACGGACCAGCTGATCCAGCAGACCATCCGTCAGCGCTTTGCTAACAAGACCGTGCTGACCATCGCCCACAG GCTCGACACCATCCTGGACTCAGACCGGGTGCTGGTGCTGCAGGCAGGCAAGGTGGCGGAAATGGACACGCCCGCCGCCCTGTGCAGCCGCCCCGACTCCATCTTCCACCGGCTGCTCCAGAACAGCCAGAGGTGA